The following coding sequences lie in one Mucilaginibacter sp. KACC 22773 genomic window:
- a CDS encoding ABC transporter ATP-binding protein, giving the protein MIRLQNIEKVYRTDTIETLALNSISLDVAKGEFLSIMGPSGCGKSTLLNIIGLLDAPSKGNIKIADKSTEKLSDKQLAQFRNKTLGFIFQSYHLINDLQVLDNVELPLLYRDTTAKERKMLATEALEKVGLANRIKHFPTQLSGGQRQRVAIARAIVGRPDIILADEPTGNLDSAMGNEIMDILINLNRNEGTTIVMVTHDENMAHKTHRLVRLFDGSQVQ; this is encoded by the coding sequence ATGATCCGTTTACAAAACATCGAAAAAGTGTACCGTACCGACACTATAGAAACCCTGGCACTGAACAGCATAAGCCTTGACGTGGCCAAAGGCGAATTTTTATCTATCATGGGGCCATCGGGCTGCGGCAAAAGTACGCTGCTTAATATTATAGGGCTGCTGGATGCGCCATCAAAAGGAAACATCAAAATTGCCGATAAATCAACTGAAAAGCTGAGCGATAAGCAACTGGCACAGTTCCGCAATAAAACACTGGGCTTTATTTTTCAAAGCTATCACCTGATTAACGACCTACAGGTTTTGGATAATGTAGAGCTGCCCCTGCTGTACCGCGATACCACAGCAAAAGAACGCAAAATGCTGGCCACCGAGGCATTGGAAAAGGTAGGCTTAGCCAACCGCATTAAACACTTCCCAACCCAACTATCGGGCGGGCAACGCCAGCGTGTAGCCATAGCCAGGGCCATAGTGGGCAGGCCGGATATTATTTTGGCCGATGAGCCAACCGGCAACCTGGATAGCGCCATGGGTAACGAGATTATGGACATCCTCATCAACCTTAACCGTAACGAGGGTACTACCATTGTAATGGTTACACATGATGAAAACATGGCCC
- a CDS encoding TolC family protein — protein sequence MKLLYTILLLTICSGVFAAGSSDTLRLTLQQVVEMAKANSIAAKQAATVRETKYWEYRTYKSNYQPQLSLSGILPGYTKTFTQVQQPDGTIQFQPIHNDNSSLALNFSQSITATGGTIYGTTQLQRFDDFDRHNVLYNGIPYGIGYTQPLFQFNSLKWDKRIEPLKYNESKQAYIEAQEKIAIDVEGFFFDLLLAQVNLKIAETNYANTQKIMSIANTKFELGKVSKNEILQLQLEQINAKKAVGTAKRDMEIATLNLRSYTGQEGEEKIVLVVPEQISQMQVSADKVLAEAFSNRSDAIAFLRRVAEAKRDVAKAKGQNGLTATLNANLGYSNTSTSIPGVYKNPQNQQVLQVQLAVPILDWGRSKSRTKTALANQQFTEYAVEQDKQTFKQQIITQVSLFNVMKEQLVYTAEADSIASEKYQIARERYVLGDLSITDLGIAFRENDQAKRDYVASLRDFWGAYYQLRYLSLYDFETNRKINYQ from the coding sequence ATGAAATTATTATACACCATATTATTACTAACCATTTGTTCAGGGGTATTTGCTGCGGGCAGCAGCGATACGCTCCGGCTTACCCTGCAACAGGTGGTTGAGATGGCCAAGGCTAACTCTATAGCCGCCAAGCAGGCTGCTACGGTGCGCGAAACCAAATACTGGGAATACCGCACCTATAAATCAAATTACCAGCCGCAGCTATCACTCAGTGGTATTTTACCGGGCTACACCAAAACGTTTACCCAGGTACAGCAACCCGATGGAACCATACAGTTTCAGCCTATACATAATGATAACTCGTCGCTGGCACTTAATTTTAGCCAGAGCATTACCGCCACCGGCGGAACGATTTACGGAACCACGCAATTGCAGCGTTTTGATGATTTCGACAGGCATAATGTGCTTTACAATGGCATCCCATATGGCATCGGGTATACCCAGCCCCTGTTTCAGTTTAACAGTTTAAAGTGGGATAAACGCATTGAACCTTTAAAATATAACGAGAGTAAACAGGCCTACATTGAAGCACAGGAAAAAATAGCCATAGATGTAGAAGGTTTCTTTTTCGATTTGTTGCTGGCCCAGGTTAACCTTAAAATTGCCGAAACCAATTACGCTAATACCCAAAAAATCATGAGCATTGCCAATACCAAATTTGAATTGGGCAAGGTTTCAAAAAACGAGATACTGCAATTGCAACTGGAACAAATAAACGCCAAAAAAGCTGTAGGCACCGCTAAACGCGATATGGAAATTGCCACCCTTAACCTACGCAGCTATACCGGGCAGGAAGGCGAAGAAAAAATTGTACTGGTAGTACCCGAACAAATTAGCCAGATGCAGGTATCGGCAGATAAAGTTTTGGCCGAGGCATTTTCCAACCGCTCGGATGCCATTGCATTTTTGCGCCGCGTGGCCGAGGCTAAGCGGGATGTGGCAAAAGCAAAAGGCCAAAATGGTTTAACCGCTACATTGAATGCCAATTTGGGTTACTCAAATACATCAACCAGTATACCGGGTGTTTACAAAAACCCGCAAAACCAACAGGTGTTACAGGTGCAGTTAGCCGTGCCCATTTTGGATTGGGGGCGTTCTAAATCTCGCACCAAAACGGCCCTGGCCAACCAGCAGTTTACCGAGTATGCAGTAGAGCAGGACAAGCAAACTTTTAAACAGCAAATTATAACCCAGGTATCCCTTTTTAATGTAATGAAAGAGCAACTGGTATACACCGCCGAGGCCGACAGTATAGCATCAGAAAAGTACCAGATAGCCCGCGAGCGCTACGTTTTAGGCGACCTGAGCATCACCGACCTTGGCATAGCCTTCCGCGAAAACGACCAGGCCAAACGCGACTATGTAGCTTCCCTCCGCGATTTCTGGGGAGCCTACTACCAGTTACGCTACCTGTCGTTATACGATTTCGAAACCAACAGGAAAATCAATTACCAGTAG
- a CDS encoding efflux RND transporter periplasmic adaptor subunit: MDKEITLEVTSQKRKKGAVIVVISIAVLVLLVVALRGFIKSSVKKAEITTATVEVGNIENTLNATGEVLPEFEEIITSPINASIKSALMDAGNKITPGQSILTLDKSATQTEFDKLNFTLESKRNEIAKLKLDLAKSFYDIQSNNDIKQLRISSLADAVENAKRLFKAGGGTREGIEQAELNLKVAQLEKKQLENEIKNKQQTMQIEIKEAQIAAAIQENDLKALQRKLALANVVATRTGVITYVNKNIGANVHEGETLARIANLGSFKVSGSISDNSMDQLHSGIPVIIRINDTQLRGHVTNVSPSVQNSIISFDIQLDDRANKQLRPNMKVDVFLVTATHSKIMRVANGPAFKGPTVQDIFVINKGKAERRTVHIGLTNFDYVEIEDGVKPGDVVITSDMTEFKNSKEVTITN; the protein is encoded by the coding sequence ATGGATAAGGAAATTACGCTCGAGGTAACATCGCAAAAAAGAAAAAAAGGCGCGGTGATAGTAGTGATCAGTATCGCGGTATTAGTACTGCTGGTTGTTGCTCTTCGGGGATTCATCAAATCATCGGTAAAAAAAGCAGAGATCACTACCGCCACCGTAGAAGTTGGCAATATAGAAAACACCCTTAATGCTACCGGCGAAGTTTTGCCCGAGTTTGAGGAGATCATCACCAGCCCGATCAATGCATCTATCAAAAGTGCGTTGATGGACGCGGGTAATAAAATTACTCCGGGCCAGTCTATATTAACCTTAGATAAATCGGCCACCCAAACAGAATTTGATAAGCTAAACTTTACCCTCGAATCAAAACGGAACGAGATTGCTAAACTAAAACTCGACCTTGCTAAAAGCTTTTACGATATCCAATCAAACAACGACATCAAGCAACTGCGCATCAGCAGCCTGGCCGATGCCGTTGAAAATGCCAAGCGCCTGTTTAAAGCCGGCGGCGGTACCCGTGAAGGCATTGAACAGGCCGAACTTAATCTTAAAGTTGCCCAGCTGGAAAAAAAGCAGCTGGAAAACGAGATTAAAAACAAGCAGCAAACCATGCAGATAGAGATTAAAGAAGCACAGATTGCTGCCGCCATACAGGAAAACGATTTAAAGGCCCTGCAACGCAAGCTTGCACTGGCCAATGTGGTGGCTACCCGCACTGGCGTTATCACCTACGTAAACAAAAACATAGGCGCCAACGTGCACGAGGGCGAAACCCTTGCCCGTATTGCCAACCTGGGCAGTTTTAAGGTATCGGGCAGTATATCAGATAATTCGATGGACCAGCTGCACAGCGGGATTCCGGTAATTATCCGCATTAACGATACGCAACTGCGCGGGCATGTTACCAATGTGTCGCCATCGGTACAAAACAGCATCATATCTTTCGATATCCAGCTGGACGACCGCGCCAACAAACAGCTTCGCCCCAATATGAAAGTGGATGTGTTTTTGGTAACGGCAACCCATAGCAAAATTATGCGTGTTGCCAACGGTCCGGCGTTTAAAGGCCCTACTGTACAGGACATTTTTGTAATTAACAAAGGCAAAGCCGAACGGCGCACGGTACACATTGGCCTTACCAATTTTGACTATGTGGAGATTGAGGATGGGGTTAAACCCGGGGATGTGGTGATTACATCGGATATGACGGAGTTTAAGAACTCGAAGGAAGTAACGATAACGAATTAA
- a CDS encoding nucleoside hydrolase, whose translation MFKKVVPVCLAAILLAGCCYAQKRIVWLDSDTANEMDDLYAITYLLKDAGVNVVGLSSAHFNNADMLVGEKWHYYPTKNINTVQLSQDLNEEMLKLMGRTDIPHPLGGRGTIGHAWGGKEPVLSAAEKGIIATVHQLKAGEKLDVLCIGAASNLASAIQADTTIIPHIRVYLLAARYFSDRKVWDKSEFNVRNDLNAFDLLLNCKGLDLTIMPINTAIALKFDRTVCRDNLKDKGKLGQLLYNRWDFVEAGQIWIMWDLALVMAYLDPAKAEKISALVPPENDAREISVYKTIDAAKMQADFWNRMEGK comes from the coding sequence ATGTTTAAAAAAGTTGTCCCTGTTTGTCTTGCGGCTATATTATTAGCCGGCTGCTGCTATGCGCAAAAACGAATAGTTTGGCTTGATTCTGATACGGCCAATGAGATGGACGATTTGTACGCCATTACTTACCTGCTTAAAGATGCAGGTGTAAATGTAGTTGGCCTAAGCTCGGCCCATTTTAACAATGCCGATATGCTTGTTGGCGAAAAATGGCATTATTACCCTACCAAAAACATCAATACGGTACAGCTAAGCCAGGATTTAAACGAGGAGATGCTGAAACTTATGGGCCGCACCGATATACCACACCCGCTGGGTGGCCGCGGAACCATAGGCCACGCCTGGGGCGGCAAAGAACCGGTGCTTTCGGCAGCCGAAAAGGGTATCATAGCTACCGTACACCAGCTTAAAGCAGGCGAAAAACTGGATGTTTTGTGCATAGGCGCGGCATCAAACCTGGCATCGGCTATACAGGCCGATACCACCATTATTCCGCATATAAGAGTTTACCTGCTGGCTGCCCGATATTTTAGCGACCGCAAGGTTTGGGATAAAAGCGAATTTAATGTACGTAACGACCTGAACGCCTTCGACCTGTTGCTGAACTGCAAAGGTTTGGATTTGACAATTATGCCCATTAATACCGCCATTGCCTTAAAATTCGACCGCACAGTTTGCCGGGATAATTTAAAAGATAAGGGTAAATTGGGCCAGCTGTTGTATAACCGCTGGGATTTTGTAGAAGCCGGCCAAATCTGGATTATGTGGGACCTTGCCCTGGTAATGGCCTATCTTGATCCCGCCAAAGCCGAAAAGATAAGCGCACTTGTGCCGCCAGAGAACGACGCACGCGAGATATCGGTTTACAAAACGATTGACGCGGCTAAAATGCAGGCAGATTTTTGGAATAGGATGGAAGGGAAGTGA
- a CDS encoding outer membrane protein assembly factor BamB family protein: protein MKSRFLIALLIATCTYVSCKNPKPSHNLKPGPPNSGWGAYAGSKEGNRYSSNEEINLSNVSKLKEVWRYSTNDKDTANRSQNQCNPIMVDGILYGTSPKLKLFALDAATGEQKWLFDPAKADTTNSGDPMAYYKVSRGVIYWQNKSGGEKRLFYSVGAKTFAIDAENGNPIMTFGKNGYLDLTKNLDRDTKSFVAGTTPGVVYKDLLIVGTRVAESADAAPGHVRAYDVRTGKVRWIFHTIPHPGEAGYETWMDTAAYKKFGGANSWAGMALDEKRGLVYIPTGSIGGDFYGGFRKGQNLFANSLLALDAATGKLKWHFQVVHHDLWDRDLPANPNLVTIMHNGKKIDAVAQITKHGYIFMFDRTNGKPVFPIVETPVPTKGLPGEAPWPTQPIPTLPQPFARQMFNPEDVTDRTPEAHKEMLDKYNQVKNRIMFTPPSKQGGWIFPGFDGGGEWGGAAVDIQTNIMYISCSEMPWAQVMIDVPKTTSNGSLAGNGQVVYNKNCIGCHGSQLKGNGSSYPSLVNIGKKYKEDQLSQIIASGRNMMPSFKQITPEDKKALLAFLLKLPDARANKTLAKEPTGDRAAATKTEKKMVDEIPYTMTGYNRFLDKDGYPGIKPPWGTLNAVDLTTGKLLWKVPVGEYPELKKKGIPITGTELYGGPLVTKGGLVFVAASKDEKIHAFDKKTGKMVWEAQLPAAGYATPATYAIDGKQYVVIACGGGKIDSKSGDEYVCFGLGE from the coding sequence ATGAAGTCCCGATTTTTGATAGCCCTTTTAATTGCAACCTGTACATATGTGTCCTGTAAAAATCCAAAGCCCAGCCATAACTTAAAACCAGGGCCGCCAAACAGTGGCTGGGGGGCCTACGCGGGATCAAAAGAAGGTAACCGGTATTCATCAAATGAGGAAATTAATTTAAGTAACGTTAGCAAGCTGAAGGAGGTTTGGCGGTACAGCACTAACGATAAAGACACGGCCAACCGCAGCCAAAACCAATGTAACCCCATTATGGTTGATGGTATTTTATATGGCACCAGCCCCAAACTGAAGCTGTTTGCATTGGATGCGGCAACCGGCGAACAAAAATGGCTTTTTGACCCGGCCAAGGCCGATACCACCAACAGCGGCGATCCGATGGCTTACTACAAAGTGAGCAGGGGAGTTATTTACTGGCAAAACAAAAGTGGCGGCGAAAAACGTTTGTTTTACAGCGTTGGCGCCAAAACTTTTGCCATCGACGCAGAAAACGGCAACCCCATTATGACCTTTGGTAAAAATGGTTACCTGGACCTGACGAAGAACCTTGATCGGGATACCAAATCATTTGTGGCCGGTACAACGCCGGGTGTAGTTTATAAAGATTTGCTGATAGTTGGCACGCGCGTAGCTGAATCGGCAGATGCCGCGCCTGGGCACGTAAGAGCTTACGATGTACGTACAGGGAAAGTGCGCTGGATTTTCCATACCATACCACACCCGGGTGAGGCCGGTTACGAAACGTGGATGGATACAGCCGCTTATAAAAAGTTTGGTGGCGCTAATAGCTGGGCCGGCATGGCGCTGGATGAAAAGCGCGGGTTGGTTTATATCCCCACGGGTTCTATTGGCGGCGATTTTTACGGCGGTTTTCGTAAGGGGCAAAACCTGTTTGCCAACTCGTTATTGGCTTTAGATGCTGCCACCGGCAAGCTTAAATGGCATTTCCAGGTGGTGCATCACGACCTGTGGGACAGGGATTTGCCCGCCAACCCTAATTTGGTGACTATTATGCACAATGGTAAAAAGATTGACGCCGTTGCCCAGATCACCAAGCATGGTTATATTTTTATGTTCGACAGGACAAATGGTAAACCCGTTTTCCCGATAGTGGAAACTCCTGTACCAACCAAAGGCTTGCCCGGCGAAGCGCCATGGCCAACACAGCCTATCCCGACTTTGCCACAGCCCTTTGCCCGCCAAATGTTTAACCCCGAAGATGTTACTGACCGCACACCTGAGGCGCACAAAGAAATGCTTGATAAATATAACCAGGTTAAAAACCGCATTATGTTTACGCCACCGAGTAAACAAGGCGGCTGGATATTTCCTGGTTTCGACGGCGGAGGCGAGTGGGGAGGCGCCGCGGTTGATATACAAACCAATATCATGTACATCAGCTGTTCTGAAATGCCCTGGGCGCAGGTGATGATTGATGTGCCTAAAACGACAAGCAATGGCTCGCTGGCCGGCAACGGGCAAGTGGTTTACAATAAAAATTGTATTGGCTGTCATGGCTCCCAACTGAAGGGCAACGGATCGTCATATCCGTCGTTGGTCAACATCGGGAAAAAATATAAGGAAGATCAGCTGAGCCAGATCATAGCCAGCGGCCGCAATATGATGCCATCTTTTAAACAGATTACACCCGAAGATAAAAAGGCATTGCTGGCGTTCCTGCTTAAACTACCCGATGCCAGGGCAAATAAAACATTGGCCAAAGAACCAACCGGCGACCGCGCCGCAGCAACCAAAACTGAGAAGAAAATGGTTGACGAAATACCGTACACCATGACAGGTTACAACCGTTTTTTGGATAAGGATGGTTATCCCGGCATTAAACCGCCATGGGGTACGCTTAACGCCGTTGACCTTACAACCGGCAAACTGCTTTGGAAAGTACCGGTGGGCGAATATCCGGAACTGAAGAAAAAAGGCATCCCCATTACCGGTACCGAACTATATGGTGGCCCGTTGGTAACCAAAGGCGGCCTTGTATTTGTGGCAGCCTCTAAGGACGAAAAAATTCATGCATTTGATAAAAAAACAGGTAAAATGGTTTGGGAGGCCCAACTGCCTGCCGCCGGGTATGCTACCCCTGCCACCTATGCAATTGATGGAAAACAATATGTAGTTATAGCTTGTGGCGGTGGTAAAATTGACAGTAAATCGGGCGATGAGTATGTTTGTTTTGGGTTGGGGGAGTAA
- a CDS encoding DUF5071 domain-containing protein has product MDIKKLIPKHKDDQEVIAGLKKLSFEQLEPIIPELLVWLQDTNWPIARPVADILEPFADRIVPEIIKILKTNDGMWKLWVLGYLARSTTDPLLLNEIERIAKFPSMDEIEDEVNLEAIAILNGEYK; this is encoded by the coding sequence ATGGATATTAAAAAACTTATTCCAAAACATAAAGACGATCAAGAAGTAATTGCAGGCCTTAAAAAGCTTTCGTTTGAACAGTTAGAGCCTATTATTCCTGAGTTGTTAGTATGGCTTCAAGATACGAATTGGCCAATTGCCAGGCCTGTTGCCGATATTCTTGAACCCTTTGCCGATAGGATAGTTCCTGAAATAATTAAGATCTTAAAAACAAACGATGGAATGTGGAAATTGTGGGTATTGGGATATCTCGCAAGAAGCACAACAGATCCCCTTTTGTTGAATGAAATTGAACGGATCGCGAAATTTCCGTCAATGGACGAGATAGAAGATGAGGTAAATTTGGAAGCGATTGCTATTTTAAACGGGGAATATAAATGA
- a CDS encoding Txe/YoeB family addiction module toxin: MEAINFTSEALTDLEYWKKSGNIMVLKRIRQLLQAIQTDPFNGIGKPEALKYNLSGAWSRRINQEHRIVYKFENNVITVYSLRFHYSR, translated from the coding sequence ATGGAAGCTATAAACTTCACCTCCGAGGCATTAACAGATCTTGAATATTGGAAAAAAAGCGGCAATATTATGGTTTTGAAACGTATTCGTCAGTTGTTACAAGCTATTCAAACAGATCCTTTTAACGGCATTGGCAAACCCGAAGCCCTAAAATATAATCTATCAGGCGCATGGTCGCGACGAATTAACCAGGAGCATCGAATAGTATATAAATTTGAAAATAACGTAATTACAGTTTATTCGCTTCGTTTTCACTATTCAAGGTAA
- a CDS encoding DUF2683 family protein, translating into MTTLTIHPISEDQETAIRIFLDALHVNYDASEETDNTSYLLSSPANAEHLQKSIQQGQNGEITKLGLDDIWKL; encoded by the coding sequence ATGACTACATTGACCATCCATCCTATATCTGAAGACCAGGAAACTGCCATCCGTATATTCCTCGACGCTTTACATGTAAATTATGATGCCAGTGAAGAAACTGACAATACTTCATACCTGTTATCATCTCCTGCCAATGCCGAACATTTGCAAAAATCGATACAACAAGGCCAAAATGGCGAAATTACCAAGCTTGGCCTTGATGATATATGGAAGCTATAA
- a CDS encoding M1 family metallopeptidase encodes MHNPLQSIKIIIACCLLFIGHCALAQSRYRPTDLFPALPLLPPGNEYRTATGEPGPAYWQNQADYVIDVALDDQKNVVSGTATITYTNNSPKSLSSLWLQLEQNVFKKDSRGIKSKLFLYKNPDEETADGGYDIQAVKLKDGAITGDIKYNIYDTRMELTLPQPLKSGQKVTFSVQYRYNFPQNYKNADFLVNRTDILPTKNGNIYAVAQWYPRMCVLDDVEGWNTLPYLGNGEFYLEYGNFNVNITVPAGYIVEGSGDLLNPEDVLTPVQLKRWQAAKQSETPVFIRQAKEVAEASTRPVKATCTWKYRMDNTRDFAWTASKAFIWEAFSFPVAGGKKVMGSSLYPVESNKKDSWKRSSEYIKFTLQHFSEKWFTYPYNKAVNVASNLDGMEYPGMVFCSARDTGNAYFMVVNHELGHTWFPMVVGGNERKYAWMDEGFNTFIDNLAVKDFNKGEFRGYAEIYSPLDTLFSERVVPIITRPDAIPGDMVFPVQYQKVAYVLTLLRNQVVGPERFDKAFRKYIADWAYKHPTPWDFFRSMDSSVGEDLSWFWKSMFLENYRLDQGVAKVENMGNGRAQITIENLEKAAMPLVVQLTYADGSTEHREFPVEVWEYTGSYTFTCNKKATVTKVTIDPDSLYPDVNRANNVYKIVN; translated from the coding sequence ATGCATAATCCCCTACAAAGCATAAAAATCATTATTGCTTGTTGCTTACTTTTTATTGGCCATTGCGCGTTAGCCCAGTCGCGGTATCGCCCCACCGATCTATTCCCCGCCTTACCGCTGTTGCCCCCCGGTAATGAATACCGTACCGCAACCGGCGAACCCGGACCTGCATATTGGCAAAACCAGGCCGATTATGTGATAGATGTAGCCCTGGATGATCAGAAGAACGTGGTTAGCGGAACCGCCACCATAACTTATACCAACAACAGCCCCAAATCGCTATCGTCATTATGGCTGCAGCTGGAACAAAATGTGTTTAAAAAAGACTCAAGGGGCATAAAATCAAAATTATTCCTCTATAAAAACCCGGATGAAGAAACCGCCGATGGGGGATACGATATACAGGCAGTAAAGCTGAAGGATGGCGCAATTACAGGCGACATTAAATATAACATTTACGATACCCGGATGGAGTTGACCTTGCCGCAGCCCTTAAAAAGCGGGCAGAAAGTAACTTTCAGCGTTCAGTACCGCTACAATTTCCCTCAAAACTATAAGAATGCCGATTTCCTGGTTAACCGTACCGATATCCTGCCAACCAAAAACGGCAACATTTACGCCGTTGCCCAATGGTACCCGAGGATGTGCGTATTGGACGATGTGGAAGGCTGGAATACCTTGCCTTACCTGGGTAATGGCGAGTTTTACCTGGAATACGGCAATTTTAACGTGAATATTACAGTGCCCGCGGGTTATATTGTAGAGGGCTCGGGCGATTTGCTGAATCCCGAAGATGTATTAACCCCTGTACAGCTTAAGCGCTGGCAGGCTGCTAAACAAAGCGAGACGCCGGTGTTCATCCGCCAGGCCAAAGAAGTTGCGGAAGCCTCGACGCGGCCTGTAAAAGCTACCTGTACCTGGAAATACAGGATGGATAATACCCGTGATTTTGCCTGGACGGCCTCGAAGGCGTTTATTTGGGAAGCCTTCAGCTTCCCGGTAGCCGGGGGTAAAAAGGTAATGGGAAGCTCGCTGTACCCGGTTGAATCCAACAAAAAAGATAGCTGGAAACGGTCATCGGAATATATCAAATTCACTTTGCAGCATTTTTCGGAAAAGTGGTTTACTTATCCTTACAATAAGGCAGTAAATGTGGCATCCAACCTGGATGGTATGGAGTACCCGGGGATGGTATTTTGTTCGGCCAGGGATACCGGTAACGCATATTTTATGGTGGTAAACCACGAATTGGGCCACACCTGGTTCCCGATGGTAGTAGGCGGCAACGAGCGTAAATACGCCTGGATGGATGAAGGTTTTAATACCTTTATTGATAACCTGGCTGTAAAAGATTTTAACAAAGGCGAGTTCAGGGGCTATGCCGAGATATACAGCCCGCTTGATACGCTTTTTTCAGAGCGGGTGGTCCCCATCATTACCCGGCCCGATGCCATACCCGGCGATATGGTTTTCCCGGTTCAGTACCAAAAGGTTGCCTATGTGCTAACCTTGCTGCGTAACCAGGTAGTTGGCCCCGAAAGGTTTGATAAAGCTTTCCGCAAGTATATTGCCGATTGGGCCTATAAGCACCCTACACCCTGGGATTTTTTCAGGAGTATGGACAGCTCGGTAGGCGAAGACCTTAGCTGGTTTTGGAAATCGATGTTTTTAGAAAATTACCGCCTTGACCAGGGAGTAGCTAAAGTAGAAAACATGGGAAATGGCAGGGCGCAGATCACCATCGAAAACCTGGAAAAAGCCGCCATGCCGTTGGTGGTTCAACTCACCTACGCCGATGGCTCTACAGAGCACCGGGAGTTCCCGGTAGAGGTATGGGAGTATACCGGCAGCTACACTTTTACATGCAACAAAAAAGCGACGGTAACCAAAGTAACCATCGATCCGGATAGCCTCTATCCCGATGTAAACAGGGCCAACAATGTTTATAAAATTGTTAATTAG
- a CDS encoding glycoside hydrolase family 88 protein translates to MKFKILPALICTVCLIAIAFFSNAQPALKPERALSATIKKNFIAADAQYRLLATKIGPEEFPKTYHPDKDKQENSNSGWWCSGFYPGSLLFLYQETKDKQLLAEANRIMGVLAKEQFNTHTHDLGFMMYCSFGNANKIEPKPEYKQILINSAKSLSTRFNPAVGCIKSWDSKPGDYLVIIDNMMNLELLFWATRETGDSSYYKIAVTHANTTMKNHFRPDFSSYHVINYDALTGAVKEKKTAQGFANESAWARGQSWGLYGYTVMYRETHDKKYLDQAQNIAHFILTNPNLPADKIPYWDYNASNIPNALKDASAASVMASALLELCRYSDAKKGRQYFDVAQTILKTLSAPPYMAAAGTNGGFILQHSVGHFPAGTEIDVPLTYADYYFIEAMQRYLAFGTKK, encoded by the coding sequence ATGAAATTCAAAATATTGCCCGCCCTCATCTGTACTGTTTGCTTAATAGCGATTGCTTTTTTTAGTAATGCCCAACCGGCTTTAAAACCGGAAAGAGCGCTTTCAGCTACCATCAAAAAAAACTTTATTGCTGCGGATGCCCAATATAGATTATTAGCAACAAAGATAGGACCGGAGGAGTTCCCGAAAACTTATCATCCCGATAAGGATAAACAGGAAAATAGCAACTCGGGCTGGTGGTGCAGTGGCTTTTATCCTGGCAGCCTGTTGTTTTTATACCAGGAAACAAAAGATAAACAGCTGCTTGCCGAGGCCAACCGCATTATGGGGGTATTGGCTAAAGAGCAGTTTAATACCCATACCCATGATTTGGGCTTTATGATGTATTGCAGCTTTGGCAATGCCAACAAAATTGAGCCTAAGCCGGAGTATAAGCAGATATTAATTAACAGCGCTAAATCGTTATCAACCAGGTTTAACCCGGCGGTGGGCTGTATTAAATCATGGGATTCAAAACCAGGCGATTACCTGGTGATTATTGACAACATGATGAACCTTGAATTGCTTTTTTGGGCAACGCGGGAAACGGGCGATTCCAGTTATTATAAAATAGCGGTTACCCACGCCAATACAACCATGAAAAACCATTTCAGACCCGATTTTAGCTCGTACCACGTCATAAATTACGATGCCCTAACAGGCGCGGTAAAGGAAAAGAAAACTGCCCAGGGCTTTGCTAATGAATCGGCATGGGCAAGGGGGCAGTCATGGGGTTTGTATGGTTATACCGTTATGTACCGCGAAACGCATGATAAAAAATATCTTGACCAGGCACAAAACATAGCGCATTTTATATTGACTAACCCAAATTTGCCGGCAGATAAAATTCCATATTGGGATTACAATGCCAGCAACATTCCCAACGCATTAAAAGATGCATCGGCGGCTTCTGTTATGGCTTCGGCCCTGCTTGAATTATGCAGGTATAGCGATGCCAAAAAAGGGCGGCAGTATTTTGATGTTGCACAAACCATATTAAAAACACTATCGGCACCTCCTTATATGGCTGCTGCGGGTACCAACGGCGGTTTTATTTTGCAGCACAGCGTTGGCCATTTCCCCGCCGGGACAGAAATTGATGTCCCTTTAACTTACGCCGATTACTATTTTATTGAGGCTATGCAGCGTTACCTGGCATTCGGCACAAAAAAATAA